A part of Planococcus sp. MB-3u-03 genomic DNA contains:
- the purR gene encoding pur operon repressor: protein MKWKRSERLVDMTHYLLEHPHQLIPLTYFSDLYQSAKSSISEDLGIVKETFEEKGIGLLMTVPGASGGVKYVPKMKDAEIRQVMDELITDLSQSDRLLPGGYLYMTDVLGNPQMMNRVGKVFASAFAGEKIDAIMTVATKGIPIAQAIARHLNVPVVIVRRDSKVTEGSTVSINYVSGSTRRIQTMVLSKRSMKSGQRVLITDDFMKVGGTMNGMKNLLEEFDCTLAGVAVLVEAEHADERLVEKYLSLVKLDEVSEKDRTITLRAGNYFEGAD from the coding sequence GTGAAATGGAAGCGCAGTGAACGCTTGGTCGACATGACGCATTATCTATTGGAACATCCGCATCAATTGATTCCGTTGACATATTTCTCGGATCTGTATCAGTCAGCGAAATCGTCGATCAGCGAGGACTTAGGCATCGTCAAGGAAACTTTTGAGGAAAAAGGCATCGGCCTATTGATGACCGTGCCGGGGGCTTCCGGTGGCGTCAAATACGTGCCGAAGATGAAAGATGCCGAGATTCGCCAGGTCATGGATGAACTGATTACCGACTTGAGCCAATCGGACCGGCTGCTGCCGGGCGGTTATTTGTACATGACCGATGTGCTCGGCAACCCCCAAATGATGAACCGCGTCGGCAAAGTGTTCGCCAGTGCATTTGCAGGCGAGAAAATCGATGCCATCATGACAGTCGCGACAAAAGGCATCCCGATTGCCCAGGCGATCGCGCGCCACTTGAATGTGCCAGTCGTCATCGTACGCCGCGACAGCAAAGTGACGGAGGGCTCCACGGTCAGCATCAATTACGTCTCGGGCTCCACGCGGCGCATCCAGACGATGGTGTTGTCGAAGCGCAGCATGAAGAGCGGACAACGCGTGCTCATCACCGACGACTTCATGAAAGTCGGCGGCACGATGAACGGCATGAAGAACTTGCTCGAAGAATTCGATTGCACATTAGCAGGCGTTGCAGTGCTCGTGGAAGCGGAGCACGCAGATGAGCGCCTCGTGGAAAAATATCTCTCCCTCGTCAAATTGGACGAAGTCAGTGAAAAAGACCGGACCATTACATTAAGAGCCGGAAATTATTTTGAAGGAGCGGATTAA
- the veg gene encoding biofilm formation stimulator Veg gives MPKTLAEIKKSLDLHLGKRLLLKANGGRKKTVERAGILRETYHSVFVIELDQDEHAFERVSYSYADILTEAVEITVFEGTEDALVVK, from the coding sequence ATGCCCAAAACTTTGGCGGAGATTAAAAAGTCATTAGACCTGCATTTAGGGAAAAGGTTGCTGTTAAAAGCAAACGGAGGTCGCAAAAAGACGGTAGAACGTGCCGGAATTCTGCGTGAAACCTATCACTCCGTGTTCGTGATTGAACTAGATCAAGATGAACATGCATTTGAACGTGTATCTTATAGCTACGCGGACATCTTAACTGAAGCAGTGGAAATCACTGTCTTTGAAGGAACAGAAGACGCACTTGTCGTTAAATAA
- a CDS encoding RidA family protein, with product MKYVATDKAAAAIGPYSQGVISGDMFYSSGQIPLKADGELAQGGIAEQTHQVFANLQAVLEEAGSSLQHVIKTTVFIKDMNDFAELNSIYASYFGDHKPARSTVEVARLPKDVKVEIEVISKVAQ from the coding sequence ATGAAATACGTAGCGACAGACAAAGCAGCAGCGGCAATCGGGCCGTATTCCCAAGGCGTCATTTCAGGTGATATGTTCTATAGCTCGGGGCAGATCCCGTTGAAAGCGGACGGAGAGCTCGCACAAGGCGGCATTGCGGAACAAACGCATCAAGTGTTCGCCAATCTTCAGGCCGTTTTAGAGGAAGCAGGATCGTCGCTTCAGCACGTCATCAAGACGACGGTCTTCATTAAAGACATGAATGATTTTGCGGAACTTAACTCTATTTATGCGTCTTATTTCGGCGATCACAAGCCGGCACGCTCCACAGTCGAAGTGGCACGCCTGCCAAAAGATGTGAAAGTGGAAATTGAAGTCATTTCGAAAGTTGCACAATAA
- the ispE gene encoding 4-(cytidine 5'-diphospho)-2-C-methyl-D-erythritol kinase: MLYIKAPAKINLTLDVLYKRPDNYHEIEMIMTTVDLADRIGLQGTAKGIHIQSADRFVPNDSRNLAYQAAQLIKDTFNIKTGVIISLDKQIPVAAGLAGGSSDAAATLKGLNQLWQLNLSLDELAELGAKIGSDVSFCVYGGTALATGRGEVIEELPAPPHCWVILAKPSLGVSTADVYGAFDPDKADHPDTRAMIAALREGDYEAMCDNLGNALESVTMNMHPEVGQIKEQMIKFGADAVLMSGSGPTVFGLVNQEARIPRIYNGLRGFCSEVYAVRLLGDREPLA, translated from the coding sequence ATGCTCTATATAAAAGCGCCTGCCAAAATTAATTTGACACTGGATGTCTTGTACAAGCGTCCGGACAATTACCACGAAATCGAAATGATCATGACCACCGTCGACTTGGCGGACCGGATCGGCCTGCAAGGGACAGCGAAAGGCATACATATCCAGTCAGCGGACCGTTTTGTGCCGAATGACTCGCGCAATCTGGCGTACCAGGCTGCGCAATTGATCAAAGATACATTCAATATCAAGACAGGCGTCATCATCTCGCTCGATAAGCAGATTCCGGTGGCTGCGGGACTTGCTGGCGGCAGCAGCGATGCAGCGGCCACATTGAAAGGGCTCAACCAGCTATGGCAATTGAATCTGTCGCTCGATGAACTGGCGGAGTTGGGCGCGAAAATCGGCTCTGACGTGTCGTTTTGCGTATACGGCGGCACAGCGCTTGCGACAGGGCGCGGCGAGGTCATCGAAGAACTGCCGGCGCCTCCGCATTGCTGGGTCATTCTCGCCAAACCATCGCTCGGCGTCTCGACAGCGGATGTCTACGGGGCCTTCGATCCGGACAAAGCGGATCATCCAGATACGCGAGCGATGATCGCGGCACTGCGTGAAGGCGATTACGAAGCGATGTGCGATAATCTCGGCAATGCGCTCGAGAGCGTGACGATGAATATGCATCCCGAAGTCGGGCAGATCAAAGAACAAATGATCAAATTCGGTGCCGACGCGGTGCTCATGAGCGGCAGCGGCCCGACCGTTTTCGGCTTGGTCAACCAGGAAGCGCGGATCCCGCGTATCTATAACGGCTTGCGCGGCTTTTGTTCCGAAGTTTACGCGGTGCGCTTGCTCGGTGACCGGGAGCCTCTTGCTTAA